One part of the Prochlorococcus marinus str. MIT 9313 genome encodes these proteins:
- a CDS encoding galactose mutarotase, which produces MIDGDSSPLLRKQSPYPHWQYLHPESGDRLRIVPERGGLVTDWCCNGHELLYLDQERFADPEKSIRGGIPVLFPICGNLPGDLLPLPSGEFILKQHGFARDQPWELQLLEDHSGVKLSFVDSEETRAAYPFSFLLEMVVRPIRNALEIDVNVHNRSQSAMPFSFGLHPYFKVTDLNKVRLEGLPNSCLNHLQMAEAETAIQLAALTEGVDFLTRPAGPVTLVDEASGRSLQLQHENPMDLTVVWTDPPRQMLCLEPWTGPREALISGDRKLEIEAGGQQRLRCSFSINLEKTVRAASC; this is translated from the coding sequence ATGATTGACGGCGATAGTTCTCCTCTTCTACGCAAGCAGAGTCCCTATCCTCATTGGCAGTATCTGCACCCAGAAAGTGGTGATCGTTTGCGGATTGTGCCTGAGCGAGGTGGTTTAGTCACTGATTGGTGTTGTAACGGCCATGAGCTGCTCTATTTGGATCAGGAGCGTTTTGCAGATCCAGAGAAAAGTATTCGCGGAGGCATTCCAGTGTTGTTTCCCATCTGCGGAAACCTGCCAGGTGATTTATTACCCTTGCCAAGTGGTGAGTTCATTCTTAAACAGCATGGTTTTGCTAGGGATCAGCCTTGGGAATTACAGTTATTAGAAGATCACAGTGGCGTGAAGCTTAGCTTTGTTGATAGTGAAGAGACGCGTGCTGCTTATCCATTTTCTTTTTTGCTTGAGATGGTGGTGCGCCCTATTCGCAATGCTTTAGAGATCGACGTAAATGTACATAACCGTAGTCAAAGTGCGATGCCCTTCAGTTTTGGTTTACACCCTTATTTCAAGGTGACTGATTTGAACAAGGTTCGCCTCGAAGGCTTGCCAAATTCATGTCTCAATCATTTGCAGATGGCAGAAGCTGAAACCGCCATCCAATTGGCAGCTTTAACTGAGGGGGTGGACTTCTTGACTCGCCCTGCGGGGCCAGTCACCCTTGTGGATGAAGCCTCTGGGAGATCTCTGCAGCTTCAGCATGAGAATCCCATGGATCTCACTGTTGTGTGGACTGATCCGCCGCGGCAGATGTTATGCCTTGAACCTTGGACTGGTCCGCGGGAGGCATTGATTAGTGGTGATCGCAAGTTGGAGATCGAAGCTGGTGGCCAGCAGAGGCTGAGATGCTCCTTTTCAATAAATCTTGAGAAAACTGTTCGTGCGGCTAGTTGTTAA
- a CDS encoding alpha/beta fold hydrolase, with translation MTSAPSAVLNASWSHLGHDVHCLQRIPDQDVEHGGRQRPALLLVHGFGASTDHWRHNIPKLSLTHEVHAIDLLGFGRSAKPGGLDYGGDLWKDQLVAYVNERIGRPTVIVGNSLGGYAALAAAAALESQSAGVVLLNAAGYFSDEKFSPKPKDMSSRLRQMIGQGLSRDLVVKWLIYPLIQRMIFENLRRPGVIRRTLQQVYIDPANVDDDLIESIRRPSLDPGAFQVFRNVFQARGLRGKAIDELFNDLQAPLLLLWGDGDPWLRNAKAKQDKFRTYAREASLEVKEVLLNAGHCPHDEVPDLVNSELLEWLNGLSIA, from the coding sequence GTGACGTCAGCTCCATCTGCCGTTCTTAATGCTTCCTGGAGCCATCTGGGGCACGATGTTCATTGCTTACAACGCATCCCAGATCAGGATGTTGAGCATGGGGGACGCCAACGGCCGGCATTGTTGTTGGTGCATGGCTTCGGGGCTTCTACCGATCACTGGCGCCACAACATTCCAAAGCTTTCTCTCACCCATGAGGTGCATGCCATAGACCTGCTTGGCTTTGGTCGTAGTGCCAAACCTGGTGGGCTCGATTATGGCGGGGACCTTTGGAAAGACCAGTTGGTTGCATATGTCAATGAGCGGATTGGAAGGCCCACTGTGATTGTTGGCAATTCGCTGGGAGGTTATGCAGCCTTGGCTGCAGCTGCTGCTCTTGAATCGCAATCGGCCGGAGTGGTTTTACTGAATGCTGCTGGTTATTTCAGCGATGAGAAGTTTTCTCCAAAACCAAAAGACATGAGTTCGAGGCTTCGCCAGATGATTGGGCAAGGTCTTTCAAGGGATCTTGTGGTGAAGTGGTTGATATATCCCTTGATCCAGAGAATGATCTTTGAGAATCTGCGCAGGCCTGGTGTCATTCGCAGGACTCTCCAGCAGGTTTATATAGACCCTGCCAATGTTGATGATGATCTAATTGAGTCGATTCGTAGGCCTTCTCTCGATCCAGGCGCATTCCAAGTGTTTCGCAATGTTTTTCAGGCACGTGGGCTTAGGGGTAAGGCTATTGATGAATTGTTCAATGACTTGCAAGCTCCTCTTTTATTGCTCTGGGGTGATGGTGATCCTTGGTTGAGGAATGCAAAAGCCAAGCAAGATAAGTTTCGCACATATGCCAGAGAAGCTTCTTTGGAAGTGAAAGAGGTGCTTTTAAATGCTGGACATTGCCCTCATGATGAGGTGCCTGACTTGGTGAATTCTGAATTACTGGAGTGGCTAAATGGTTTGAGTATTGCTTAA